CTGGCCGCCCGACTTGGCATGGCGGAGCTGACGCAGATTGTCCCGCTGCTTCATGATGGCAGAGAGGCGCTCGCCCGTCGCATCCGTCGAGCCGTCGTTGACGTAGATGATCTCGTAGGTCCAGCGGCCGTCCAGCGCCGCGGTGATCTCCTCGATCAGCGGCGCAATGTTGTCGGCTTCGTTGCGCACGGGAACGACGATGGAAACCGAGGGCTGGGACGACGACAAATCGAAAGCTCGTGGTTGGAATAGGGCTACCCGGGGAACCGGCCCCCTGGCAGGCAGCAGCTTTTATGGGGCGGATGCCCCGCGGGCAACCCTTTTAAGGCGCGCCCCGGCTGCCCCCGGAAGCGGCACAATGGTGCCGTCGGCACGAATTGCAAAGCCGAGCCTGCGAGCCGCGAACCAGTAGCGGACCGCCATGGCGCCGACCATGCCGACCAGTGCGCCGGCCACGACGTCGCTCGGGTGATGCGCGAGCAGCACCAGCCGCGTCAGCAGGATGACGACGGCATAGGTGAACATGAACACGCGCAGGCGCGGCCATAGCGCCGAGATCGCAAACGCCAATGCGAACGCCGTCACCGCATGGCCCGACGGCAGGCTGGCATAAGCTCCCGTACCCTCGAATGGTATGAAGTTGAAAGGATCGGCCTTGCCGGCCACAAACGGTCGTCCGCGGCCGATGAGATATTTCAGGATCTCGGCGACGAACACTGATACCGCAACAGACAGAAACATGAACTGCAGCCGCGTACCGTAGCCGAGGAGCAACGCGCGGCGGGTGCCGTGAAGCCACGGCGCAACGAACGCCAAAGCCACCAGCGTAACCCCTAGCACCGAGAGCACGTACTCGTCCTTGCCGAAATCGGTGAGGATGCGGACCGGCCACAGGCCGGGCGTTCCGCGCGCAGGCATCAACTGGATCTCGGTGGAATCGAACGCAACCATCAGGGCGATGATCACGGCCGCGCCCGCGGCGCTGAGCCAGAGCGAATGCCGCGCCAGCTTTCGTGCGGCCTCGGCCCGGCGCGAATGCGATGGCGCGCGCACGAGCTGCGCCAGCGCGTGCCAGGACACCGCCGCCAATTGGGCGGGATAGCTCGCACGCGGCGCGATGTCGGTCGGCGTCGACATCCTACTCGGTGCCTTCCGAGCGGAAGATCGAAAGCGAGATCGCGCGCCCTTGCGAGAAATTATAGCCGTCGATCCGCGCGCCAACCTTGTAGCGCAGTCCGATCGCTTCGGCGCGCTGCACGAAGCTGCGCTCCGAGCGTTGCTCGATCAGGGCGAAGCGGCAGCTCCCTTGCCTGAGAAAATCCGCCGCGCCGGAGCCGTCGGTGAGCAGTGTCTGGGTGCCGGTCAGGAAGACGAGGCTCGGCTCGTGATAGCCGGCCGAGGCGGCCTTCGGCCCGACGCAGGTGACGTTACGAAGGGCGCGCGCGATCTCGATGCTCGGGAACAGCGGCGTCAGCGATGGCAGCACGATGCCGTAGACCGCGACCGCCAGCATCAGCGCGGCGACCAGCGCGTTGAGCAGCGAGCGCTCGGCGCGGTTATGGTCGTAGAGCCACCAGGCGAACAGGCCGAAGATCAGCGACGCCGCAATGAACGGCCAGGCCACGAACGCCGGCTGCCGGGTCAGCATGACCGCGCCGACCACGACGATGATCGAGGTTGCCGCGGGGATCGCGAACCACCAGGCCGAGCCACGCATCAGCCAGGACCGCGACAGCACCCGCCGCTCCAGCGCACCGGCGGTGAGGATCGCGATCGCCGGATAGAGCGGGAGCACGTAATGCGGCAGCTTGGTCAGCACCGCCTCGAACACGATCCAGGACGGGATCAGCCAGGCCAGCAGGAATTGCGCACCGGGCTCGCGGCGCGCGCGCCAGACCGCCGGCGCGGCCATCGCCGCCAGCGGCGCGCCGGGCCAGAAGGTGATCCAGAACAGCAGCAGATAGACCCCGGGCGGCGCACCATGGGATTCCTGGGCGCCGAGCTTGCTCAGCATGTCGCCGCCGACGGAATCGGCGAAGAACGCATCGCCCGCCCGCCAGAAGATCGCGATGAACCAGGGCAGCACCAGCACCAGCATCCACATCAGGCCCCAGACCGGGCGCAGCCGCCACAGCCAGGAGGAATCGCGGTCCTGGATCGCGAGCACGATCAGGGTGAGGCCTGCGAACATCAGGATCAGCGGGCCCTTGATCAGGATGCCCACGGCCAGCGCGGTCCAGAAGATCGCGGGCCAGCTCCAGGGCGGATGCGTCTCATCCTCGGCGCGCTGCCAGGACAGGTAGGCGCGCGCCATCGCCCCCATCGCCGCGACAACGCAGAGCAACAGCATCGCGTCGGTCTTGGCGAGCCGCGCCTCGACTCCGAGCAGGACCGAGGCACACATCATCAGCGCCGCCAGCACCGCGGCGCGCCGCGTGACGAAGGCGAGCGCGGTCCAGTAGGTCATCAGCACGGCGCCGATCGCGCCGATCAGCGAGGGCAGCCGATAGACCCAGATGCGCAATTCGGCCCGCGGCAACCGCAGCGCCGTGGCGGTTTCAACCGCGGCGGATTGCAGCCAGTAGATGCCGACCGGCTTCTTGTAGCGGACGTCATCCTGGAAGCGGATGTCGACATAGTCGCCGCTCTCGACCATCTGCTTGGTGGCCTGCGCAAAACGCGCTTCGTCGCGATCGATCGGCGGGATGGTGAAGAAGCCGGGCAGGAAAAGCAGCAGCGCGCACAGCACCAGGAAGCCGACGGCCCGGGCATGGCTGGCAGTGGCGATATCGATCAGGCGCACCAGCCGACTGCCCGGATTCACCGGGGATTTCGGCTCGCGCGGCTCACCAAAGCGGGGGCGGTTAAGGGTCTCGGCCATTGGTTCCGCTTACGCTGAAACCGCCATCGCCACAACCGCTTGAGCTGGCCTCATTGGATTCGAATGACGACTGTGTCCGCGGCGCCCGAGGCGTCGATGACCGTGAGGCGGGCAAAGCCCGGACTGGGGGGATCGATCAGGCGCTGGCGCCGGCCGTCGATCTCGCCAAGAGCCGTCCCGTTGACCATGATCGTCATCGGCAGGACACCGCCGGCAACCTTCACCGGCATGGTAGCGCCCTCCGGTCCACCGCTGCGATCGACGTCGATCCGGGAACCGTTGAGCGGGAACTGGATATGCGGGGCCTGCTCGCCCCCGGTCCGGACCAGCTCGCCCACCGGGCGGAACCGCTTCAACGGCAGCGGCAGTTTGCTGTTGCTGGCAATCAGGGTTCCCTTGGGCGGCTTGGGCAACGGGGCCGGTGTCTTGCCGGTCCGGGCGAAGGCGTCGAACAGGATCGGCGCGGCGGCCACGCGGCCGATCAGGCCGGGAACCGGCGCCCCGTCCGGTCGACCGACCCAGACGCCGATGGTCATGCGGCCATCGAAACCGACCGACCAGGCGTCGCGATAGCCGTAGGAGGTGCCGGTCTTGAAGGCGATCCGGTTGTGGACCGCATTTTCCGGCGGCGGCGTGCCCAGAAGCACATTGCCGACCTGCCAGGCCGCGACCTGATCGAGCAGCCGCATCGGCTCGCGGTCGTCCTTGCCGGTCATGACTTCGCGCAGCGGCTTTGTAGTGCCGAGCCGCGCGAAACCTGCATAAAGTTGAGCAAGATCCTGCAGCGTCACGCCGACACCGCCGAGCCCCATCGCGAGACCGGGCGCCTCATCCTTGGGCAAGACAAGATTGCCGCCGGCCTGCCGCAGCCGCGACGCCAGCCGGCTCGAGCCGACCCGATCGAGCAGTACGATCGCCGGCACGTTCAGCGAGAGCTGCAGCGCCTTCCTCACCGGCACCGTGCCCTGGAACGTCATGTCGAAATTTTCCGGCGCGTAGGAGCCGAATCGGACCGGCCGGTCGTCGATCAGGCTCTCGGGATGGACGAAGCCATCCTCGAAGGCGAGGCCATAGATAAACGGCTTCAGCGTCGAGCCCGGCGAGCGGATGGCGCGGGTCATGTCGACCTGCCCCGCCCGGCTGTCGTCGAAGTAATCGGCGGAGCCGACGCGCGCGAGCACGTCACCGCTCTCATTGTCGACGACGATGATGCCGACCGAGATGTTCTGTCCCAGCGCAATGGCGCGGTCGCGCGCCAGCGGCTCAAGCACCTTCTGGAGATTGGCCTCCAGCGTCAGCCTGATGACGGGCGTATCCTTCATCGTCGCAAGCGCGGTGTCGGACGCATGCGGCGCCAGGATCGGCATCGGCTTGCGCAGCTTCGGCACAGGAACCGCCTTCGCCTGCTTCGCATCCTCGGCGCTGACCTGATGCTCCTCGACCATGCGATCGAGTACGCGGTCACGCGCGATGCGCGCGGCCTCGGGATAGCGGTCGAGCCGCCGCGTCTCCGGCGATTGCGGCAGCGCGACCAGAAGCGCTGCCTCCGCCAGCGACAGCCGCTTCGGCTCCTTGCCGAGATAGGCGATCGAAGCGGCGCGAATGCCTTCGAGATTGCCGCCATAGGGGGCGAGCGCGAGATAGAGATCGAGGATCTGGTCCTTGGTCAACGCCCGCTCCAGCTCGATCGCGCGCACGATCTGGTGCAGTTTTGCGTAAACCGAGCGCTGCCGCCGCGGCTCCATCAAGCGCGCGAGCTGCATGCTGATGGTCGAGCCACCCGACACGATGTGCCCGCGGGTTGCAAGCTGAACCGCGGCGCGGCCAAGTGCGAGCGGATCGACGCCGTCATGGGCGTAGAAGCGCTGGTCCTCATAGGCGAACAGCAGCTTCAGGTAAGTCGGATCGACATTCGCTTTTGTCTCGACCGGCAGCCGCCAGCGACCGTCCGCCATCGCATAGGCGCGCAGCAGCTTGCCGTTGCGGTCGACGATGGTGGTTGACACCGCGCGCGCCTCATCGAGCGGCAGCGGGCCGAGGGAGTAGACCCAGGTGACGAAGCCGCAGATTGCGAGGATGAATGCAAAAGCACAGACCGAGAGGAAGCGCCAAGCACGCCCCACTCTCCGTCCGTCATGGTCGGGCTTGTCCCGGCCATCCACGTCCTGCCCCGCGCCACCAAAGCGCGTGGATGCCCGGGACAAGCCCGGGCACGACGCCGGAGTTGGTGGGCCCATTGGAGCGTCACTCATCCACGTTACTCACTTCGCCGCCCGCACCTCGACGGATCCCGTTCCCGTGCGGCCATAACGCGAGGGATTGTACATGTCCTCGACATAGGCCTGCGGCAGGACGTATTTGCCGGGCGAAACGGCGCGCACGATGTAGGCGACGGTGAAGAGCGCCTTGGAATCCGAGGCCCGGTCGACCGCTGCGGTGAAGCGGTCGTCGCGGAACTCGGTATCCTCCGGCTCCTCGCCATCCTCGATCCAGTCCAGCGTACCACTGTCGCCCGACGACACCAGCTTCGGATTGTCGATCTCGAGACCTGCCGGCAGATAGTCCGACACCATGATGTGCCCGTACTCCGGCTTGGCTTCGGTGATCTTCAGCACCACGGCAAAGCGCTCGTTCTGTTTGACCTTGCTGATGTCGGCGGGCTTGCC
The DNA window shown above is from Bradyrhizobium sp. CB1650 and carries:
- the pbpC gene encoding penicillin-binding protein 1C: MDGRDKPDHDGRRVGRAWRFLSVCAFAFILAICGFVTWVYSLGPLPLDEARAVSTTIVDRNGKLLRAYAMADGRWRLPVETKANVDPTYLKLLFAYEDQRFYAHDGVDPLALGRAAVQLATRGHIVSGGSTISMQLARLMEPRRQRSVYAKLHQIVRAIELERALTKDQILDLYLALAPYGGNLEGIRAASIAYLGKEPKRLSLAEAALLVALPQSPETRRLDRYPEAARIARDRVLDRMVEEHQVSAEDAKQAKAVPVPKLRKPMPILAPHASDTALATMKDTPVIRLTLEANLQKVLEPLARDRAIALGQNISVGIIVVDNESGDVLARVGSADYFDDSRAGQVDMTRAIRSPGSTLKPFIYGLAFEDGFVHPESLIDDRPVRFGSYAPENFDMTFQGTVPVRKALQLSLNVPAIVLLDRVGSSRLASRLRQAGGNLVLPKDEAPGLAMGLGGVGVTLQDLAQLYAGFARLGTTKPLREVMTGKDDREPMRLLDQVAAWQVGNVLLGTPPPENAVHNRIAFKTGTSYGYRDAWSVGFDGRMTIGVWVGRPDGAPVPGLIGRVAAAPILFDAFARTGKTPAPLPKPPKGTLIASNSKLPLPLKRFRPVGELVRTGGEQAPHIQFPLNGSRIDVDRSGGPEGATMPVKVAGGVLPMTIMVNGTALGEIDGRRQRLIDPPSPGFARLTVIDASGAADTVVIRIQ
- a CDS encoding phosphatase PAP2 family protein encodes the protein MSTPTDIAPRASYPAQLAAVSWHALAQLVRAPSHSRRAEAARKLARHSLWLSAAGAAVIIALMVAFDSTEIQLMPARGTPGLWPVRILTDFGKDEYVLSVLGVTLVALAFVAPWLHGTRRALLLGYGTRLQFMFLSVAVSVFVAEILKYLIGRGRPFVAGKADPFNFIPFEGTGAYASLPSGHAVTAFALAFAISALWPRLRVFMFTYAVVILLTRLVLLAHHPSDVVAGALVGMVGAMAVRYWFAARRLGFAIRADGTIVPLPGAAGARLKRVARGASAP
- a CDS encoding glycosyltransferase family 39 protein, translating into MAETLNRPRFGEPREPKSPVNPGSRLVRLIDIATASHARAVGFLVLCALLLFLPGFFTIPPIDRDEARFAQATKQMVESGDYVDIRFQDDVRYKKPVGIYWLQSAAVETATALRLPRAELRIWVYRLPSLIGAIGAVLMTYWTALAFVTRRAAVLAALMMCASVLLGVEARLAKTDAMLLLCVVAAMGAMARAYLSWQRAEDETHPPWSWPAIFWTALAVGILIKGPLILMFAGLTLIVLAIQDRDSSWLWRLRPVWGLMWMLVLVLPWFIAIFWRAGDAFFADSVGGDMLSKLGAQESHGAPPGVYLLLFWITFWPGAPLAAMAAPAVWRARREPGAQFLLAWLIPSWIVFEAVLTKLPHYVLPLYPAIAILTAGALERRVLSRSWLMRGSAWWFAIPAATSIIVVVGAVMLTRQPAFVAWPFIAASLIFGLFAWWLYDHNRAERSLLNALVAALMLAVAVYGIVLPSLTPLFPSIEIARALRNVTCVGPKAASAGYHEPSLVFLTGTQTLLTDGSGAADFLRQGSCRFALIEQRSERSFVQRAEAIGLRYKVGARIDGYNFSQGRAISLSIFRSEGTE